The DNA segment CAGTGGCCCTTCAAAGGCTTTGTCAGTACATTAATGAACGTCTTTCATTGGCTAGCTTCACTACGTGTGTTTTAAAGGAAAATACAGCCCGAACAAAGACaacggacgaagaagaggagcacaacacaagcgcagtctcgcaactaaaattttatttaagAGGAAAACACATATAAAAGCGACCGAAAAAACGGCGAAGTCAGCAATCGcatgaggcaatcaacacaaGGAACAAACTCAAAAACTGAACAGATAGCGCGGGGCGCCCTTttctatgacccatggcaaatcaggtaTTGTCCAAGAACCGTATCTCAGCATCACATAATGTGATAGAGGGTTGACTGATTGATGCACGCGCTAATTTTCTTTATGAAAAACTCTCTGGTACGCTGGTCTCGGTGCCGGTACAGTACCTCGGTTTTTTTCAAATATCGCCTTACAGTTCTTTTTATCTTCGCACTGAGCGCAATGTTTAGATACATCGGACGATGCTTGCTCGTGTTCTTTTAGGTGGATATTTAAGCAGTGCCCGGTTTGTCCGATATACAccttttggcaagtgaaaggaATCTGGTACACCACCGAACGCACACAATCCACAAATCTTGATCTGTGCCGCACCGAACACGTAAAGGggcgcatttttttcttccattcttggacatctgtCCCAGTCGTCGGACACAGGCGTTGAAGCTTTAGGGGTGCTGAACAGATGTCAACACTAAAACGACGAGCAACATTCGTCAGATGGTGTGCCATGCGATGCACGTAGGGAATcgccactgctttctttttggctcccGTTTTTTCACCTCTGTTCGCGGTTCGGAGACCCCCGAAATTTCCAATTAGTTTTTCGCATGTAGTGTAGTACGTGTTATAACAGTGAGCGGGAAACCTGCCGCGGTCAGTCGTTGCACCTACAAGGAAACACCGCACCGTCTGCTACGGAGTGCACACAAGATCTTTCTAGAGCAGACCTTAGGCAGGATAGGGCTTTGCCGTTTTTTACCAGTTTCGTGTGCCCTGAACAAAAGTTCAGAATCGGTTTTTTTGAGCGTGCTTCGTTGACCCAACAAGTGTGGCCCTCCTTGAACATCAGTCTTAGATCTAGGAACTAAGTTCATCTTTTTCCGGCATTTCGAATGTGAAATTTAGACCCATGGCGTTCTCTTTAAAAACTTTCAACACATCAACCTATGTGCGTTTTCTTTTCCGAgagattttttgtaatataaATGGCGAAGAAAAAGTATTGGTGCCATTAATGTCCTGTCATATTCTTGGATTGCAAGAGGCTCTGAATAAAACTGGCACATTAGAACAGCATGTTTACAAGTTTTGCAGTCAGTCACAAATATGATTTGATAACAGTCTGATGTTGGGCAAGTTTGTGAACTACAAACGTGACGGAAAACCATGCGTGGATGCGTGCGTCGTCTCTTTCTCGTCCGGTGTTTACGCGCAGTTTTCCGTCCCGTCATATTCAAAAATATGTTACAAGCACATATATTAAGCCGAATTAATCAGTCGTTTCACTAATACTTGCTTGCCACGGGTAACTGCTAAAATGACACTTGGTGACCCAAATTTATCATGGTGCAATAAAGTAAACAGCGCAATACTACGCACTACAGCATGAACAGCTAACACCATTCTAGAATGCAGAACTTCTAGCAGAACTCGGAACCCCTTTTCTTTTAGTGTGTGCACGCAAACCTGATAGTTCTGGGATATATACACGCCCGCGTAGACTCCAGCGCCGAAGGAAACCTGCAAAACATACCACTCGGATCATACGACTGCGATTGTAGGCCGCATCAAACAGTGACCCACACAATAATGCGTTTTTTAAAACTTTCTATATTAGAACGAAAACATTATATTATTGAACTGCACATAAAAACACTACTTTTAAAATGTACGCAAAAACAATAGCCGCCCCTAAGCGACAACAAAAATATAGCAGCATAGGTATCTCCTCCCTAATACAAAAAGCCAACAATTACCAAAGCTCCCTGCCCAAACATGCAAAAGACCAAAATTAGGCGACCATATTCTAGGTGTCCATAACGCTGGTATATATCGAAGTAACTGCCACAGAAGAAACACAACACATTTCAAGGTCGTAAAGTGACGCTGTATATGCATGCAAGTGCACAGTACTACACCAGCCTTGGTCACTCAACACTGCGGTGTCACGCGCGCGCCGCCGGTACTCACTATAAATTTCAGCATGTCCGCTGTGGCGGTATACTTGCTGCTGGTGTAGGACGCTATCTTCTCTGCTGAGATCTCACTAGCAGCGGGCTATTTGCTCACTCGCACGACCTAAAGACAACAGCTGGCAGCTACCTGCACGCGCTGAAATCGCACGGGACGACAAAGGCAAGGTTTCAGCCGCCGATTGTTTACAGTGTGCGCGCAGTATGGTATTCAACTTCGCTCAGCGGCTGCCGCCAGCCGCTAAAGAAGAACAGGCTGGGTGAGTATAATGTGCATCTGTCTTTTTCTATAATAAAAGTAGTAGAGGCGCTCGAATATGTGCCAATAAGACGGATCGTATAAGAATACGACAATACACGGAAACATGGGAGATTGTAGGGCCGTAGAGCTTAGCCAGGCTTAGCGAGCATATCATTCCGGCTCGCGCGGCTGCTATTGCGGCAAAATTTGTGAAAAATTGTGCGTCCACATTCGTCACGTACATACATAGCTTGTGTCAAGGCTATGAGCGAGTAAGTGTGAAGCTTCGTACCTGGCACAATTAAGAGCAGCTCATGACAATCCGTATAGTTTGCATACGCAGCGTTCGTACCACCATGATTGCGTCCATGATTGAGTAGTAATCGCTGTTCTTCCCAACCTTTGTGTTTCAGACCTCTTGAACGTCAGAAAGTGTATCAGATGAAAGCCAGCATAAACCAGAAACTGATCGAGAGCGGAGAACGGGATCGGTAAGTTTTACTGCTCCGTGTGCGCGCAACAAGCGCGGATACGCTGTCCGTGCTGCCGCTCTGTATTCGTGAAGGCTGGCGAATGGCGCGTTCTTGCACGCGGAACACTTGCGTCGGCTTCTGCTCAGGAAAGCTTCGAGCGAGCTCGTGCGTGTTCTCACCGCAGCCCGATTCGAATGTTGTGTGCTTGCGCGCGGAACGCTTGCGTCGATCCCTGCCCAGTGTGCTTGCACGCGGAACGCTTGCGTCGGTCCCTGCCCAGTGTGCTTGCGCGCGGAACGCTTGCGTCGATCCCTGCCCAGTGTGCTTGCGCGCGGAACGCTTGCGTCGATCCCTGCCCAGTGTGCTTGCACGCGGAACGCTTCCGTCGATCCCTGCCCAGTGTGCTTGCGCGCGGAACGCTTGCGTCGATCCCTGCCCAGTGTGCTTGCACGCGGAACGCTTGCGTCGGTCCCTGCCCAAAGAAGCATTTTTGTGTGCGTGTTCTTGCCGCAACCCATTTGTGCTGCCATGGTGTTATCAAGCGAGGTCTTTCCCGTCGAGGAATCTGACGCCGCTGTGCAGGATCCGATGAAGAGTTTCACCCGAAGGTTTGTCTGTTGCTCTACTGCGGCATTTCTACATGTGACACTAAAAATTGCGCAGAGGAACAAGAGTAAAACTGCCTCTGAAGGATACTTAGCAGGGCGGGTTCCTTCGCCGCACGCCTGCAGCGGAAGCTATTTTCTTTTGCAAAGCAGCGTGCAGTTTGTGCCTTCATGGCCGTGCAGTTAAGTACAAGCGTCAGAAGTTCGCACTTCAGCAAGCAGCTGTTGCCTGGTGTTGAACCTATGGTTTGACCGTTTTGTAAAATGCCTTGCTGGAAATACTTGCCGAATCAGTGCATTAAGTAGCGAACTGCCGTCGTTAAAGTGTGTGCTGCTGAAGTCTATTATAGGCCAGGGGTGCCGCGTTGATTCACTAATGTGCGGACACAGACGGAGCACGCTGGCATATTTTGCCTATTGGCTGTTTTCAGGCATGGGGTGTGCATCTACTGCACTCCTGGTGGTACGGTCGTGCAGGAGTGCACCACGACCCTTCTATTCTGTGGTTGCATTTACAACGGCAGCGTGTGCGCCATTATTTTCTTTGCCCCTGTACGCAGCTAAGTCTGTGACAGCGTAATTTACACGTAGCGCTAGCTGTGTGCCAGTGGCAGCACTGCACTGTTATTTAATCATATACTGTTGTGAATGTATGTGTTCATGCCTCTTAGCTAGCATCTTTTGACAGTAGTCTTTGGCTGTGTTGCACTGCTTCAAAAATGGGTTTTAGctgcaatgattttttttttttcgaaccctGGTAGGAAGTGCTAGCTCCAAAAAGTGTCCTTGCAGTCTTGCATGAATTGACTagtatgtgttttcttttttatatatatagaTTAAAAGAGTTACTGCGTACAAGATTAATAGAATGTGGATGGAGGGACCAACTGAAAGCGTACTGCAAAGGTTGGTACAGTGGAATGAGTGTTTACCAAGGACTAGAAAAAGTTTTGTAAGCTTTCATGGGATGCTGATTTAATAAGAAAAATGTCTCTGTACTGGTATGTGAAGTGAACATAACTCCATTTAGTTGGTTTCATGCAGCTTATGGCCTATAGGTGTAACtttggcatgtttttttttttcaagttacagtTGTGAAGACGTGTCATGAAAACCCACCCTTACTCCTTGTAATTTTAGATTAGTGCTGGTGGCCAGCTAGTATGCACTTATTACCGACCGGGTTCCTTACGGAATCTAGAAATTTTGCAGAGACTAAAGTCTTGAGAAGAATTGCAATCGTGTAGTGCCTGTAATTTGGTGAATTATTTTTGTTGGTATTCAGTACCAGCTCGAAGAACCTTTGTGTGTTAGCAGTACAGTGTGGTCCGAGAAAAGAATGTTTGTATTCTAAGGTGTTGCAGCGTAGTGGTAGCTACAGCTGGTGTTGGCACATCAGGAGCTGAATGCTCggaactcaagaacaaagcggcaaacacccctcaaaggaggcccagCCCGCCAGCCAGTAGTGTTGACCGATTGTCATGATGTTGCTGTGAAATCCCATTTTGTGGAGGCAGCCACCTGCGATGTCACGCTAAGGATTGACCGTGACGTCCCGACAAActgttgacgccattggctgaggAGCCTCTTTTGAGGGTTTTTTGCTGCTTCGTTCTCTAGTTGTATCGGACTATAGAAAGGCTAATTATTGGTTGTTACTTTGGCCATCATGACTGCCAAGGTTACTGGTACCAACCAGTTAAAAGAGTGTTGAGAACAGAATTCATAATTGGGCACCCGATATGCAGGTGTCGCATTGCTATGGCTTCGGCAGTAGCGTTACATATTCAGTGAGGTGAAGGTACAAACTCTGCACATTAAAAGTAATCTTTTTCTACTCCCCAGTTCTTTCGCTTAAATATGAACTAAACTGTAGGACATAGTACATAGTAATTTACTTAGTAGGTGTGCTGCTAGAATGAGTCTGGTATTTTGGCCTTTGAACAAAAGTTTTTGTGCGCTTGGTATGGCCAGTTGCCCTTTGCACAAGTTAGATATTTTTTTTATGGTTAATGAGTTGAGTGGCTTGTAAAAGTTGTTCTGGATAGACACCTTTCTTGCATGCAGGACTTGCAAGGCCTATGTTCTGAGCAGTTTTGGCaaacactgtgcatgtgccaTTGTGCATTACCCAGAGGTTGTATAGTGGTGCATACATACCTTTGGAGCCTAGTCATCACCTGCTGCCCTTGCATTTTCTGAATATCTGCACCAGTATAGCTGTAGTTAATGCAAAAGGGCTGAAAGCAAGCTGTATGTGTTTGTATATTGCAAGTTGCTGATCGGTTATGGTTCATTGCTGATGCTCAACTTCCATTCATACCAGTAATTTTGAGGTATTTTGTGTAAGACTATTTCTGAATTCTTTCTTGCAGAAATCATTAGAGAAAAAGGTGTTGAAAACGTGTCAGTTGATGAGCTTATAGCAGCAGTCACACCAAGGGCAAGAGGTAAGTGCCAAAAAAATTGTTTCTATGCATGGTTGCAGAATCTGGTGAAGTGCATATTTTAGAAGTTAAATTTTCTTTTATCGCAGAACTACTCTTTTGGGAAATGTGGAAAAAAAAGGCGaagaacttgcttgtttgttttggtGCACTTATTTGAACCTTTGCAGATGCAGCAGACGCTGCTGCACAGAAACATGTAGTGAAAAATGTACAGGGGCTTGTATCTATCGGTTTACTCCTTAAAAGATGACAGGGCATTCTGCCAGGTGGAAGGAAGTGTGTCAGGCACATGTCGTGCAGCAAAACAGTCTCTCTTCAGGCACCTTTATTTTCATTGGATCAGCTTCTACATTTAAACTTGGTGGTAAATTGCCATGCATTGTGAAGCTTACCAGCCTATCTGTGTGCTTTCACCCGCAGTGAAAAGTTGATGGAAGGCAAAATTGGAGAAAAACATTCTTGTTGCCGTCCTTCCATTCATCCAGAGAAAGATTGTGCCTGTGCCCGTGCGATTTACACTGTGTGCCATTAAATTTCAAACAATACTCTTGAGGcgagaaaataaaatttctttgaCAGAGTTGCCTTCCATAAACTTTTGACAACAGGTTTACGTGGGAAGAGCCCTTAAAAAGACACTGAGGACATGTTTTGGCCTAAATCAACAGATAACCacattctaatgacaaagacACTCTTTTCACCGCAAACGGAGCTTATAAAATGCAGTACATCTACACAGATTTTTTGCGTGGATCCCGGAGGCTAGGCTTCACCTTTGTTCACTTCAAAACCGTGATCACAGAGTTCCTTTAGGTGTAGGCGTCATGAGCTTGAAttgagtggcgggaaaatttttacaTACAACTTCCTTACCAGTAGACCTTTCCATCGGGAAACATAGCAACGCTTCCACCCTAGACTTTTGCAAACCAGTTCGGCACACAACAGTCCAGCAAGCAATATGGCGACTCTCCAGGAACTCTTATTGGAAAAGTCTATAAATACCTAtctgtcttttgctgctggaTAAAAATAAACAGAGCCACATAATTcgtttttactaagaacaaaaattggtCCTCGGTGTCTCTTTGGGCAGTCACTACAGAGGTTGACCAGCAAAGAAAGCACTTACTGCCGGTTGCCGCCTAACTTGACTGAAATGGCTGTTCTACTGAGGACTGCAAAGGGTTAAGCAAAGGAACGTGCATGCTTTACATTGCATTTTATTAAAAAACAGCTCAGTGTTAATAAGTGCTTGCTAAGGGACATTTGTTTTAGCAAGCACTGTACTGTTTTGAAGGCTTCATTCATTGGGGAATTTGCTTCCCTTGCAGCTACTGTGCCGGACATCATCAAGCGTGAACTTCTTCACCAGATCAAGAATTTTCTGATAGATCAGCAGGCATGCGGTTAATGATGCAGCTCAAAATATTATATACCATCGAATTATTTTTAACTGGTCTTCATGCAGTTATCACATCAGCCGTGGTACCTTTAAGTAATACATGTTTGGAATTGCGCATTTATAGTAATAAACTCAATATTGTTGTATGCACAAGTATTAAAAGCAAACAGTGGAAAAAATATGTGTATATATTATCAAGACATCATGTGGCAAGACATCATTGACTGTACAGCAATAAATGGAACAAGCTTCCCATGAGCTTCTTTTCCCAAAATTTATGCATTCCTTGTATCCATGGGATGCAGTGATAGATTTATGCGATTTAGAGCAAATTTTTCCACCTGTGT comes from the Amblyomma americanum isolate KBUSLIRL-KWMA chromosome 1, ASM5285725v1, whole genome shotgun sequence genome and includes:
- the LOC144114345 gene encoding transcription and mRNA export factor ENY2-like isoform X1; translation: MVFNFAQRLPPAAKEEQAGPLERQKVYQMKASINQKLIESGERDRLKELLRTRLIECGWRDQLKAYCKEIIREKGVENVSVDELIAAVTPRARATVPDIIKRELLHQIKNFLIDQQACG
- the LOC144114345 gene encoding transcription and mRNA export factor ENY2-like isoform X2, which encodes MSEPLERQKVYQMKASINQKLIESGERDRLKELLRTRLIECGWRDQLKAYCKEIIREKGVENVSVDELIAAVTPRARATVPDIIKRELLHQIKNFLIDQQACG